One Nonomuraea angiospora DNA segment encodes these proteins:
- the rpoZ gene encoding DNA-directed RNA polymerase subunit omega — MAGTTPAAEGITNPPIDALLDIVDSKYSLVIMGAKRARQINAYYSQLGEGLLEYVGPLVETHAQEKPLSIALREVSEGLLNAEPIEGAV, encoded by the coding sequence GTGGCAGGCACCACCCCGGCCGCGGAGGGCATCACCAACCCGCCGATCGACGCGCTGCTCGACATCGTCGACAGCAAGTACTCCCTGGTGATCATGGGTGCCAAGCGCGCCCGCCAGATCAACGCTTACTACTCCCAGCTCGGCGAGGGCCTGCTGGAGTACGTCGGCCCGCTGGTCGAGACGCACGCGCAGGAGAAGCCGCTGTCCATCGCGCTGCGCGAGGTCTCCGAGGGCCTGCTCAACGCCGAGCCCATCGAAGGCGCGGTCTGA
- the coaBC gene encoding bifunctional phosphopantothenoylcysteine decarboxylase/phosphopantothenate--cysteine ligase CoaBC, producing the protein MKVVLGVSGGIAAYKACELLRLFTESGHEVRVVPTREALKFVGAPTWAALSGNPVSAEVWDDVHEVPHVRIGKQADLVVVAPATADVLARAAHGLAGDLLTNTLLTATCPVVFAPAMHTEMWQHPATRANVETLRERGAVVIDPAVGRLTGADTGPGRLPDPAEIFEVCLRVLRGRPRDLAGRKVVVSAGGTREAIDPVRYLGNRSSGRQGYALARTAVARGAEVTLVAANVTLPDPAGAKVVRVESASELRDAVLAAAADADVVVMAAAVADFRPATRHEAKIKKTDGEPEPIFLAKNPDILAELGTLRREARAARTHAGGAAQPLSAAADPEPADAAAAGPELAGTAAVGPRLAGAGAGAGAAPESAAAVAPASDVAGPEAAVAGSEAAVAGSGPGGVTPRRERGAYPEVIVGFAAETHDVLANGQAKLARKGCDLLVVNQVGEGLAFGTPDNAATVLVAGGDPVEVPFGPKEALADVVWDLVAARLP; encoded by the coding sequence ATGAAGGTCGTCCTGGGCGTCAGCGGCGGCATCGCCGCGTACAAGGCTTGCGAGCTGTTGCGCCTGTTCACCGAGTCGGGGCACGAGGTGCGGGTCGTGCCGACCCGCGAGGCGCTGAAGTTCGTGGGCGCGCCCACCTGGGCCGCCCTGTCCGGCAACCCCGTGTCCGCCGAGGTCTGGGACGACGTTCACGAGGTGCCCCACGTGCGGATCGGCAAGCAGGCCGATCTCGTCGTGGTGGCGCCCGCGACCGCTGACGTGCTCGCCAGGGCGGCCCACGGGCTGGCCGGCGACCTGCTCACCAACACGCTGCTGACGGCCACCTGCCCGGTCGTGTTCGCGCCCGCGATGCACACCGAGATGTGGCAGCACCCCGCCACCCGCGCCAACGTCGAGACGCTGCGCGAGCGGGGCGCCGTCGTGATCGACCCCGCCGTCGGGCGCCTCACCGGCGCCGACACCGGCCCGGGGCGCCTGCCCGACCCCGCGGAGATCTTCGAGGTCTGCCTGCGGGTGCTGCGCGGCCGGCCCCGCGACCTGGCCGGGCGCAAGGTCGTCGTCTCCGCCGGAGGCACGCGGGAGGCGATCGACCCGGTCCGCTACCTCGGCAACCGCTCCTCGGGGCGGCAGGGCTACGCGCTGGCGCGCACGGCGGTCGCCCGGGGGGCCGAGGTGACGCTGGTGGCGGCCAACGTCACGCTGCCCGACCCCGCCGGTGCCAAGGTCGTGCGGGTGGAGTCGGCGTCCGAGCTGCGCGATGCGGTGCTCGCCGCCGCGGCCGACGCCGACGTGGTGGTCATGGCCGCCGCGGTGGCCGACTTCCGGCCCGCGACGCGGCACGAGGCGAAGATCAAGAAGACGGACGGCGAGCCGGAGCCGATCTTCCTGGCCAAGAACCCCGACATCCTTGCCGAGCTCGGCACCCTCCGCCGCGAGGCCCGCGCCGCGCGCACGCATGCTGGAGGCGCGGCGCAGCCCCTCTCGGCCGCCGCGGATCCGGAACCCGCCGATGCCGCAGCTGCCGGACCGGAGCTTGCCGGTACCGCAGCTGTCGGGCCGAGGCTTGCCGGTGCCGGTGCCGGTGCCGGCGCTGCGCCGGAGTCCGCCGCTGCCGTTGCGCCGGCATCTGACGTCGCCGGACCGGAAGCCGCCGTCGCGGGGTCGGAGGCTGCCGTCGCCGGATCCGGGCCGGGGGGCGTCACACCGCGGCGGGAGCGTGGGGCGTACCCCGAGGTGATCGTCGGGTTCGCGGCCGAGACGCACGACGTGCTCGCCAACGGCCAGGCCAAGCTCGCCCGCAAGGGTTGCGACCTGCTGGTCGTCAACCAGGTGGGGGAGGGGCTGGCGTTCGGCACGCCCGACAACGCGGCCACCGTGCTGGTGGCGGGTGGCGACCCGGTCGAGGTGCCGTTCGGGCCCAAGGAGGCTCTCGCCGACGTCGTGTGGGACCTCGTGGCGGCCCGCCTTCCCTAG
- the fmt gene encoding methionyl-tRNA formyltransferase yields the protein MRLVFAGTPETALPSLRTLIDSPRHEVVAVVTRPDAQSGRGRKVHPSPVAELAEEAGIEVLRPAKAGDPEFLDRLRALEPDCCPVVAYGALLPQSALDIPRHGWINLHFSILPAWRGAAPVQHSILHGDEIGGATTFQIVKELDAGPVYGVVTEEIRPDDTSGSLLERLSVSGAGLLAATLDGVEDGALEARPQPDEGVTVAPKITVVDARIDWTKPAMHVDRRIRACSPAPGAWSEFRGQRVKVGPVRIVPGERLPEGEIAASKTGVLVGTATDAVELGEVQPQGKRVMGAVEWARGVRPESKEIFK from the coding sequence ATGCGTCTCGTCTTCGCGGGCACGCCGGAGACGGCGCTGCCGTCGCTGCGCACCCTGATCGACTCGCCGCGCCACGAGGTCGTCGCGGTCGTCACCCGGCCCGACGCCCAGTCCGGGCGCGGGCGCAAGGTCCACCCCTCGCCGGTGGCCGAGCTCGCGGAGGAGGCGGGCATCGAGGTGCTCCGCCCGGCCAAGGCCGGCGACCCGGAGTTCCTCGACCGGCTGCGCGCCCTGGAGCCCGACTGCTGCCCGGTGGTCGCGTACGGGGCCCTGCTGCCGCAGTCGGCGCTGGACATCCCCCGCCACGGGTGGATCAACCTGCACTTCTCGATCCTGCCCGCCTGGCGCGGGGCCGCTCCCGTGCAGCACTCGATCCTGCACGGCGACGAGATCGGCGGGGCCACGACGTTCCAGATCGTCAAGGAGCTGGACGCCGGGCCCGTCTACGGCGTGGTGACCGAGGAGATCCGCCCGGACGACACGAGCGGGTCCCTGCTGGAGCGGCTGTCGGTGTCGGGGGCGGGGCTGCTGGCCGCCACCCTCGACGGCGTCGAGGACGGCGCCCTGGAGGCCCGGCCCCAGCCCGACGAAGGGGTGACCGTCGCCCCCAAGATCACTGTGGTCGACGCCCGGATCGACTGGACCAAGCCCGCCATGCACGTCGACCGCCGGATCCGGGCCTGCAGCCCGGCGCCCGGGGCGTGGAGCGAGTTCCGGGGGCAGCGGGTGAAGGTGGGGCCCGTGCGGATCGTGCCCGGCGAGCGGCTGCCCGAGGGCGAGATCGCCGCCTCCAAGACGGGGGTGCTGGTCGGGACCGCCACCGACGCGGTGGAGCTGGGTGAGGTGCAGCCGCAGGGCAAGCGGGTCATGGGGGCCGTGGAGTGGGCCCGCGGGGTTCGCCCGGAGAGTAAAGAGATCTTCAAGTGA
- a CDS encoding primosomal protein N', with protein sequence MTDSDDALLPLDAVRPPASSKDTKGAPAPAPERPVARVVVDSPLPHLDRPFDYLVPDSMHETAEPGVRVRVRFAGKLVDGFLLERADESEHDGRLMPLERVVSPERVLTPEIAGLARAVADRYAGTLTDVLRLAVPPRHAKAEAEEPAKQDLPPAEPSQTESAWNAYPTGPSFLGALRDGRAPRAVWSALPGARGWAGATAEAVRATLDGGRGAVVVVPDGKDVALADGEFARVLGPGRHVALTADLGPAERYRRWLKVLRGQVRAVVGTRAAMFAPVADLGLVAIWDDGDDLHAERLAPYPHAREVLGLRAHRSGAAMLIGGYARTAEATQLVASGWARPIVAARTTIRGLGPRVRPAGEDAELAKDQAARQARLPSLAWRALRHGLESGPVLVQVPRRGYLPALACRHCRTPARCALPPTRRAASPPDPHAGAAFPIPEAPAGPGHLCHGPLALRGGHAAPYCRWCGRVDADWRCSSCGSPRLRAVVTGARRTAEELGRAFPSVQVRTSGRDGVLATVPAARALVVATPGAEPVAEGGYAAAVLLDGWALLGRADLRASEEAVRRWMNAAALLRPAAELVVLGDAALPAVQALLRWDPVTHAERELGDRAELGFPPAVRMATLTGVASAVRQMLDEVRLPPDAEVLGPVPVDEAGQERAMIRVRRSGGAALAAALKGAIGVRAARKTPDVVKVSVDPLDLI encoded by the coding sequence GTGACCGACTCCGACGACGCCCTTCTGCCGCTCGACGCCGTGCGGCCCCCAGCGTCGTCGAAGGACACCAAAGGGGCCCCCGCGCCCGCCCCTGAACGCCCCGTGGCCAGGGTCGTGGTGGACAGCCCGCTGCCGCACCTCGACCGACCCTTCGACTACCTGGTGCCCGACTCCATGCACGAGACGGCCGAGCCGGGCGTGCGGGTGCGGGTGCGGTTCGCGGGCAAGCTGGTCGACGGGTTCCTGCTGGAACGGGCGGACGAGAGCGAGCACGACGGCAGGCTCATGCCGCTTGAACGCGTGGTTTCCCCCGAGCGCGTGCTCACCCCGGAGATCGCCGGGCTGGCCAGGGCGGTCGCCGACCGGTACGCGGGCACCCTGACCGACGTGCTCCGCCTGGCCGTCCCGCCCCGCCACGCCAAGGCCGAGGCGGAGGAGCCCGCCAAGCAGGACCTGCCGCCCGCGGAGCCGTCCCAGACCGAAAGCGCATGGAACGCCTACCCGACCGGCCCCTCCTTCCTCGGCGCGCTGCGCGACGGGCGCGCGCCCCGGGCCGTGTGGTCCGCCCTGCCGGGCGCCAGGGGATGGGCGGGGGCGACGGCCGAGGCCGTGCGGGCGACGCTGGACGGCGGCAGGGGAGCGGTCGTCGTGGTGCCCGACGGGAAGGACGTGGCGCTGGCCGACGGCGAGTTCGCCCGGGTGCTGGGGCCGGGCAGGCACGTGGCGCTCACCGCCGACCTCGGCCCGGCCGAGCGCTACCGACGGTGGCTGAAGGTGCTGAGAGGCCAGGTGCGGGCCGTCGTCGGCACCAGGGCCGCCATGTTCGCCCCCGTCGCCGATCTCGGCCTGGTGGCCATCTGGGACGACGGTGACGACCTCCACGCCGAGCGCCTGGCGCCGTATCCGCACGCCCGCGAGGTTCTCGGCCTGCGCGCCCACAGGAGCGGCGCCGCGATGCTCATCGGCGGATACGCGCGCACCGCCGAGGCCACCCAGCTCGTCGCCTCCGGCTGGGCCAGGCCGATCGTGGCCGCCCGCACGACGATCAGGGGCCTGGGCCCCCGGGTGCGCCCCGCCGGGGAGGACGCCGAACTGGCCAAGGACCAGGCGGCCCGGCAGGCCAGGCTCCCCAGCCTCGCCTGGCGGGCCCTGCGCCACGGCCTGGAGAGCGGGCCCGTGCTCGTGCAGGTGCCCAGACGCGGCTACCTGCCCGCCCTGGCCTGCCGGCACTGCCGCACCCCCGCCCGCTGCGCCCTGCCCCCCACGCGCAGGGCGGCGTCGCCGCCGGACCCGCACGCCGGCGCGGCCTTCCCGATCCCGGAGGCGCCGGCGGGGCCCGGCCACCTGTGCCACGGGCCGCTGGCCCTCAGAGGCGGCCACGCGGCCCCCTACTGCCGCTGGTGCGGCCGGGTGGACGCCGACTGGCGCTGCTCGTCCTGCGGCAGCCCCAGGCTCCGCGCCGTGGTCACCGGCGCCAGGCGCACCGCGGAGGAGCTCGGCAGGGCCTTCCCCTCCGTGCAGGTGCGCACGTCGGGCCGCGACGGCGTCCTGGCCACCGTCCCCGCCGCCCGCGCGCTGGTCGTCGCCACGCCGGGCGCCGAGCCCGTGGCGGAGGGCGGCTACGCGGCGGCCGTGCTGCTCGACGGCTGGGCGCTCCTGGGCAGGGCCGACCTGAGGGCGAGCGAGGAGGCGGTGCGCAGGTGGATGAACGCCGCCGCCCTGCTCCGCCCCGCCGCCGAGCTGGTGGTGCTCGGCGACGCCGCGCTGCCCGCCGTTCAGGCCCTGCTGAGGTGGGACCCCGTCACCCACGCCGAGCGCGAGCTGGGCGACCGCGCCGAGCTGGGCTTCCCGCCGGCGGTGCGGATGGCCACGCTCACGGGCGTGGCGAGCGCGGTCAGGCAGATGCTCGACGAGGTACGCCTGCCGCCCGACGCCGAGGTGCTGGGCCCCGTCCCCGTGGACGAGGCGGGCCAGGAACGCGCCATGATCCGCGTACGGAGGTCCGGCGGGGCGGCCCTGGCGGCCGCGCTCAAAGGGGCCATTGGGGTGCGTGCGGCACGTAAGACGCCCGATGTCGTGAAGGTGAGTGTCGACCCGCTCGACCTGATTTAG
- the gmk gene encoding guanylate kinase, giving the protein MPLSERRLTVLSGPSGVGKSTVVAELRRAHPAVWLSVSVTTRRPRPGEVNGVHYYFVDGEEFDRLVTAGELLEWAEFAGNRYGTPREPVLKKLADGVPTLLEIDLEGARQVRRSMPEALLVFLAPPTWEELEKRLRGRGTEPEDVIARRLEAGRVEMAAEQEFDLTLVNTSVQDVCRRLIALMTDPQGVTTTTNREV; this is encoded by the coding sequence TTGCCCTTGAGCGAACGGCGGCTGACGGTCCTTTCAGGGCCGTCGGGCGTCGGCAAGTCCACGGTCGTCGCCGAGCTCCGGCGGGCACACCCCGCGGTGTGGCTGTCGGTCTCGGTGACCACCAGGAGGCCCCGTCCCGGTGAGGTGAACGGGGTCCACTACTACTTCGTCGACGGCGAGGAGTTCGACCGGCTGGTGACGGCCGGGGAGCTGCTCGAGTGGGCGGAGTTCGCGGGAAACCGCTACGGCACGCCGCGCGAGCCGGTGCTGAAGAAGCTCGCCGACGGGGTCCCCACCCTGCTCGAGATCGACCTCGAAGGCGCCAGGCAGGTGCGCAGGAGCATGCCCGAGGCCCTGCTGGTGTTCCTGGCCCCGCCCACCTGGGAGGAGCTGGAGAAGCGGCTGCGTGGCCGCGGCACCGAGCCCGAGGACGTCATCGCCCGCCGCCTGGAGGCTGGGCGGGTCGAGATGGCCGCGGAGCAGGAGTTCGACTTGACACTCGTGAACACAAGCGTCCAAGACGTGTGCCGCCGGCTGATAGCCTTGATGACTGACCCTCAGGGGGTCACGACAACCACCAACCGAGAGGTCTGA
- the pyrF gene encoding orotidine-5'-phosphate decarboxylase, which produces MTPAPIAVALDAPDLETAAQWAALVTPHVSTVKVGLELYLRYGPDVIASVRGASGVQVFLDLKLHDIPNTVAGASRAVSRLRPAILTVHAAGGPAMIRAAVEAADPQTKIAAVTILTSLSEADLARIGLVGPADDAVRRLAALSVESGAKGLVCSPNEVSAVRAEVGEGITLITPGVRPAGADTQDQARVATPEQALADGADLLVIGRPITASPDPGAAAAAIASSLRRAS; this is translated from the coding sequence CTGACTCCCGCGCCCATCGCCGTCGCCCTGGACGCCCCGGACCTGGAGACCGCCGCCCAGTGGGCGGCCCTGGTGACGCCGCACGTCAGCACGGTCAAGGTGGGCCTGGAGCTCTACCTCCGCTACGGGCCCGACGTGATCGCCTCGGTGCGGGGTGCCAGCGGCGTGCAGGTGTTCCTCGACCTCAAGCTCCACGACATCCCCAACACCGTCGCCGGCGCCTCCCGCGCCGTCTCCCGGCTGCGCCCGGCCATCCTCACCGTGCACGCCGCCGGGGGCCCCGCCATGATCCGCGCCGCCGTGGAGGCCGCGGACCCGCAGACCAAGATCGCCGCGGTGACGATCCTGACCTCGCTGTCGGAGGCCGACCTGGCGCGCATCGGGCTCGTGGGGCCCGCCGACGACGCCGTGCGCCGCCTGGCCGCCCTGTCGGTGGAGTCGGGCGCCAAGGGGCTGGTGTGCTCGCCCAACGAGGTGTCCGCGGTGCGGGCGGAGGTGGGGGAGGGCATCACGCTCATCACGCCGGGGGTGCGGCCCGCGGGGGCCGACACGCAGGACCAGGCGCGGGTCGCCACGCCCGAACAGGCCCTCGCCGACGGCGCCGACCTCCTCGTCATCGGCCGCCCCATCACCGCCTCCCCGGACCCGGGCGCGGCCGCCGCAGCCATCGCGTCGTCCCTCCGGCGCGCCTCTTAA
- the metK gene encoding methionine adenosyltransferase, with amino-acid sequence MSRRLFTSESVTEGHPDKIADQISDAILDAMLKDDPKSRVAVETLITTGQVHVAGEVTTETYIDIPALIREKILEIGYDASHKGFDGASCGVSVSIGAQSPDIAQGVNDAYESRVDQAEDELDRQGAGDQGLMFGYACRETPELMPLPITLAHRLAQRLSEVRKSGTVPYLRPDGKTQVTIEYDGDTPVRLDTVVVSTQHAAEIDLQEMLTPDIKEHVVDPVLAGLDLDTEGYRLLVNPTGRFEIGGPMGDAGLTGRKIIIDTYGGMARHGGGAFSGKDPSKVDRSAAYAMRWVAKNVVAAGLADRCEVQVAYAIGKAQPVGLFVECFGTEKLPVEKIQDAVLQVFDLRPAAIIRDLDLLRPIYSETAAYGHFGREGFSWESTDRAEALRTAAGL; translated from the coding sequence TTGTCACGTCGCCTGTTCACCTCCGAGTCGGTCACCGAAGGCCACCCGGACAAGATCGCTGACCAGATCAGTGACGCGATTCTCGACGCCATGCTCAAGGACGACCCCAAGAGCCGGGTCGCGGTCGAGACGCTGATCACTACCGGCCAGGTCCATGTCGCAGGCGAGGTCACCACCGAGACCTACATCGACATCCCGGCCCTCATCCGGGAGAAGATCCTCGAGATCGGCTACGACGCCTCCCACAAGGGCTTCGACGGCGCTTCGTGCGGCGTGTCGGTGTCCATCGGCGCCCAGTCCCCCGACATCGCCCAGGGCGTCAACGACGCCTACGAGAGCCGGGTCGACCAGGCCGAGGACGAGCTGGACCGCCAGGGCGCGGGCGACCAGGGCCTCATGTTCGGCTATGCCTGCCGCGAGACCCCCGAGCTCATGCCGCTGCCGATCACCCTGGCCCACCGGCTGGCGCAGCGGCTGTCGGAGGTGCGCAAGAGCGGCACGGTGCCCTACCTCCGTCCCGACGGCAAGACGCAGGTGACGATCGAGTACGACGGCGACACGCCCGTCCGCCTCGACACCGTGGTGGTCTCCACGCAGCACGCGGCGGAGATCGACCTGCAGGAGATGCTGACGCCGGACATCAAGGAGCACGTGGTCGACCCCGTGCTGGCCGGCCTCGACCTCGACACCGAGGGCTACCGCCTGCTGGTCAACCCGACCGGCCGCTTCGAGATCGGCGGCCCCATGGGCGACGCCGGCCTGACCGGCCGCAAGATCATCATCGACACCTACGGCGGCATGGCCCGCCACGGTGGCGGCGCCTTCTCCGGCAAGGACCCGTCCAAGGTCGACCGCTCGGCGGCCTACGCCATGCGCTGGGTGGCCAAGAACGTCGTCGCCGCCGGCCTGGCCGACCGGTGCGAGGTCCAGGTCGCGTACGCGATCGGCAAGGCGCAGCCGGTGGGTCTGTTCGTGGAGTGCTTCGGCACCGAGAAGCTGCCGGTCGAGAAGATCCAGGACGCCGTCCTCCAGGTCTTCGACCTGCGCCCGGCCGCCATCATCCGCGACCTCGACCTGCTGCGCCCGATCTACTCGGAGACCGCCGCCTACGGCCACTTCGGCCGTGAGGGCTTCTCCTGGGAGTCCACGGACCGCGCCGAGGCCCTGCGCACCGCCGCCGGCCTCTGA
- the def gene encoding peptide deformylase translates to MAIQSIRLFGDPVLRTPAAPVVDFDKELRKLVKDLTDTMMDAPGAGLAAPQIGVGLRVFTYYVDEQLGHLINPDLDLSAELDEEGEEGCLSFPGLSYPTPRAIRAVAKGFNMHGEPVTLEGTDLMARCFQHETDHLDGILFIDRMDPKQRKLAMKAVREAEWSGLSAPVIKVSPHATGGRAL, encoded by the coding sequence TTGGCGATCCAGTCGATCCGGCTGTTCGGAGACCCGGTGCTGCGCACCCCGGCGGCCCCGGTCGTCGACTTCGACAAGGAGCTCCGCAAGCTGGTCAAAGACCTCACCGACACGATGATGGACGCGCCGGGCGCCGGCCTGGCGGCCCCGCAGATCGGGGTCGGGCTGCGGGTGTTCACCTACTACGTGGACGAGCAGCTCGGCCACCTGATCAACCCCGACCTCGACCTGTCCGCCGAGCTGGACGAGGAGGGCGAGGAGGGCTGCCTGTCCTTCCCCGGCCTGTCCTACCCGACGCCGCGCGCCATCCGCGCCGTCGCCAAGGGCTTCAACATGCACGGCGAGCCCGTCACGCTGGAGGGCACCGACCTGATGGCCCGCTGCTTCCAGCACGAGACCGACCACCTCGACGGCATCCTGTTCATCGATCGCATGGACCCCAAGCAGCGCAAGCTGGCCATGAAGGCCGTGCGCGAGGCCGAGTGGAGCGGCCTGTCCGCCCCTGTGATCAAGGTCTCGCCGCACGCCACCGGCGGAAGGGCGCTCTGA
- the mihF gene encoding integration host factor, actinobacterial type: MALPPLTPEQRAAALEKAAKARKERAEVKNRLKHGAVSLAEVLKDGQTDDVIGKMKVSALLESLPGVGKVRAKQLMERLAIAESRRVRGLGANQRASLEREFGGNES, encoded by the coding sequence GTGGCTCTTCCTCCACTGACCCCTGAGCAGCGCGCCGCAGCCCTGGAGAAGGCTGCCAAGGCCCGTAAAGAGCGTGCCGAGGTCAAGAACCGGCTCAAGCATGGCGCGGTTTCTCTGGCTGAGGTGCTCAAGGATGGGCAGACCGACGACGTCATCGGCAAGATGAAGGTGTCGGCTCTGTTGGAATCGCTCCCCGGCGTCGGCAAGGTCCGCGCCAAGCAGCTCATGGAGCGGCTTGCCATCGCCGAGTCCCGCCGCGTGCGGGGTCTCGGCGCGAACCAGAGGGCCTCCCTCGAGCGCGAGTTCGGTGGCAACGAGAGCTAA